DNA from Microbacterium foliorum:
CGATCAGACTCACGTCGGTGTACCGGCGCACCCAGTACTCGGTCTGGGCGACGTGCGCGGATGCCGCAGCGGATGCCGCGACCGGGTCTGCCGCCGCGAGTCCTCGCAGGATCGCGCGGTGCCCTGCGTCGGAGTGCAGCTTGAGCTCGGCGGCGTCACCGGCGTCCGGAATCCGGTAGGCCCGCGAGCGTGAGCGCAGCACGTCGATCAGGCTGGTGAGCGCGTCGTTGCCCGCCACCCGCGAGATCGTCATGTGGAAGGCGTGGTCGAGGCGCGAGTGGTCCTCGAAGTCGTCGCTGGCCTCGATCTCATCGAGCACCGCACTGAGCTCCTCAAGGGTCGAGGTGTCGATGCGAGCTGCCGCGAGCGCGGCCGCATGCGGTTCGAGCACCCGACGCAGCTCGGTCAGTTCGAGCACGCCCGCCATCGGCAGCAGCCCGACGGTGAGCGAGAGGCTGCCGATGAGGTCGGCGGCGCGAAGCTCGCTCACATAGCTGCCCGATCCGTGGCGGGTCTCGAGCACGCCGAGGGCGGCCAGCATGCGGATGCCCTCGCGCAACGACCCGCGAGAGACGCCGAGCCGTTCGCAGAGCTCACCCTCGCTGGGCAGTCGATCGCCGGGTCTCAGTGCTCCGTCGGCGATCAGTGCGCGCAGTCCATGCAGAGCAGTATCCAGAGCGCTCATCGACATCCTCCTGACACCGCCCGATTCCTCTGAGAGTCTGTCGGACATACCGACATCGTCAAATTCGTATGACGACTATGTTTCATCTTCACCTTTTCATGGTCATTTCGGAACCTGTGTGGCAAAGTTGTGCAACAACTCCCCCTGATGCACCGACGAGGACCGATGCCCGCACCAGTTTTCCCCGCACCGCTCACGCTGAACTCCGGCCTGCGAGCCCGTGACGCGTGGCCCCTCGACCCCGAGGTCATCCACCTGAACCACGGGTCGTTCGGTGCCGTGCCCAGCGCCGTCGTCGCACAGCAGGATGCTCTGCGTCGCCGCGCCGACCTCAGCCCGGTCGAGTGGTTCCCGCGCATCGCCGAACGGGTGCAGGCCGCCCGCGAGCGCACCGCACCCTTCGTCGGTGCCCGCCCCGAGGACAGCGCCTTCGTGCCCAACGCCTCCGCGGCGGCCACCGTCGTCTACAACGCCCTGCGGCTGAGCGCGGGCGACGAGATCCTCGTCACCGACCAGGGATACGGCGCGATCACGATGGGCGCGCAGCGCCTGGCCCGCCGTTTCGGAGCATCCGTGCGCGCGGTCGAGCTGCCGCTGCTCGCCTCCGACGACGAGGTCGTGCAGCGTTTCGCCGACGCACTCACCCCGAGCACCCGCCTGATCGTCGTCGACCAGATCACCTCACCCACCGCCCGCATGCTGCCCACCCGTCGCATCGCCGAGCTCGCCGCCGAACGCGGAGTCCGCACGCTGGTCGACGGAGCGCACGCTCCGGGGCTCGTCGCCGATGCCGCGGCCGTCGCCGGCGGCGACTGGTGGTTCGGCAATCTGCACAAGTGGCCCTGCGCACCGCGCGGGTCGGCGCTGCTCGTCACCACCGCGCCCGACCGCGACGACCTGTGGCCGCTGATCGACTCGTGGGCCGCGAACGAGCCGTACCCCGAGCGTTTCGACACACAGGGCACCATCGACGCGACCACCTACCTCGCCACTCCCGCCTCGATCGACTTCATCGAGACCGAGTTCGGGTGGGCGCACACGCGGCACGCGATGGCGCAGATGGCGGATGCCGGCGCCGAGATCATCGCCGAGGGCCTGCGTCCGTATGGCGACGAAGACCCGCTCACCCCCCTGCCCTCTCCCGTTCCGTCGATGCGGCTCGTGCGCCTGCCCCTCGGGCTCGGCTCCACCCGAGAAGAGGCCGACGCCCTGCGCATGGATCTCCTCGACGCGACCGGGGTCGAGACGGCGTTCACCAGCTTCCGCGGCATCGGCTACTTCCGCCTGTCCGCGCATCTGTACAGCGAGGCGTCGGACTTCGAGGCCTTCGTCGACCGCTGCATCCCGCAGATCCTGCGCCGCGCCGGCATCCGCACCGCCGACGCGATCGTCGTCTCCTGACCCGCTCCATCCCTCACCCGACCCACCACAACCACCAATCGAGAGGCACCTCGTGAAGAAGAACAGAATCTTGACGGCCGCCGGATTCGGCACCGTCGCCGTGCTCGCGCTCACCGGCTGTTCCGGCGGCAGCGGCGGCGAATCCGCCGACGGCACCGTCACCCTGCAGATGGTCGAGAGCCTGACCAACCCCGCCCGCACCGACCTGATCCGCGGGCTGCTCGACGAGTTCGAGGCCGACAACCCGAAGATCAAGGTCAACCTCGTCTCGCCGCCCACCGAGCAGGCCGACCAGAAGATCCAGCAGATGCTGCAGTCCGGCAAGGGCGTCGACGTCCTCGAGGTCCGCGACATCACCGTCGGCCCGTTCGCCAACAACGGCTGGCTGCACGACATCTCGGGCGACCTCGAGAAGTGGGACGGCTGGGACGCTCTGACCGACAACGCGCAGGCGGCGTCGGTCGCAGCCGACGGCAAGAGCTACTTCGTGCCGTACGGCTTCTACGGCCTCTCGCTCTTCTACCGCACTGATCTGGTCGAGAAGGCCGGCTTCGACGGCCCGCCGCACAGCTGGAAGGACCTGCTCGAGCAGGCCAGCGCCATCCAGGACCCGTCGAACAACATCTACGGGTACGCGTTCCGCGGCGGGGCGAATGCCAACAGCAACGTGGTCGCGGCCATCGAGGCGTACACGATCGACGACCTCGACGTCGACGACGCCTTCCTGCTGAAGGACGGCTCGACGATCTTCGCGGCCCCCGAGGCGCAGGATGCTGTCGACGACTACTTCGAGCTGTTCGCGAAGGCGTCGCCGCCGTCGGCCGTGTCGTGGGGCTACCCCGAGATGGTCGCGGGCTTCACCAACGGCACCACCGCGTTCCTGCTGCAGGACCCCGAGGTCATCGCGACCGTGCAGGACTCCTCGCTGACCGAGGACCAGTGGGACACCGCGCCGCTCCTCGTCGGCCCTTCGGGCAAGGCCGCGCAGCCGCTCGCCGTCGCCGGATGGGGTGTCGCCGAGAAGAGCGAGCACCAGGATGCTGCCGTCAAGCTCGTCGAGTTCCTCTCGTCCGCCGAACCGGCCACCGAGTTCGCGCAGGCCAACAGCCTCGTGCCGATCATCTCGGAGGCGGCCGATGACGAGTTCTACTCGACCGGACCGTGGACCAGCTACGTGACCATGACCGAGGACCCCGACACCTACGTCAACGTGCGCCAGCCGCGCGGTGTCAGCTGGTGGACCGAGTGGATCCAGAAGTCCGACCAGGATGTGCAGAACGTGCTGCTGGGCAACATGTCGACGAGCGAGCTGCTCGAGTCGTGGGACGCGTTCTGGACCGAGAAGTACGCAGCGGACAAGGGCTGATCCGTGACCCGGACCGCACTCGAAGGGGGCTCCGTCGGCACCGCCGGCGGGGCCTCCCCGGCATCCCGCCGGCGCCGCCCCTTCCGTGGCCGCCACGCGCTGACGCTGCTGGCCTTCATGGCCCCGGCGATCGTGTTCGTGTGCTGGTTCACCTACTGGCCCATGCTGCAGGGCGCACGCATGGCCTTCCACGACTGGAACCTGTGGGATCTCACCTCCACCCCCTGGGTGGGCTTCGACAACTTCGTCACCGTCTTCCAGGACCCGGCCTTCCCCATCGTCGCGTGGAACTCGGTGCTCTGGGTCGTCGGGTCGCTCGTGCCGCAGCTCGTGATCGGATTCCTGATCGCACTCGCGCTGCGCAAGCGCTTCCGCTTCCGCGGCCTCTACCAGGCGCTCGTGTTCTTCCCGTGGGCGGTGTCGGGCTTTCTCATCGGCATGCTGTTCCGCTGGATGTTCAACGCCGAGTTCGGTGTCGTGAACGACCTGCTCATGAAGGCGGGACTCATCGAGGCTCCGCTGCCGTGGCTCGCGGATCCGAAGCTGGCGATGTTCGCGGTGATCGCGGCCAACGTCTGGTACGGCGTGACCTTCTTCGCGATCATGATCCTCGCGGCCCTGCAGTCCGTGCCCGATGAGATGCTCGAGGCCGCGAGCCTCGACGGCGCGGGCAAGGCCCGTCAGCTGTTCTCGATCATCATCCCGTACATCTCGATGACGCTGCTGCTCACGATCCTGCTGCGCATCATCTGGATCTTCAACTTCCCCGACATCATCTACGCGATGACGAACGGCGGTCCGGCGAACCAGACGCACATCATCACCACGTGGATGATCAACTACACCCAGCAGGGCAACTACGGCATCGCGAGCGCGATCGGACTCATCGTCGTCGCGTTCCTGTTCGTGTTCTGCGCGTTCTACCTGATGGCGATGCGGAGGGTCCAGCGATGACCATCACCGGTACCACGGTCACCGAGACACGGCGGCTCACCGTCCCCGATCTCGCGAAGGCCCCGCGGCCGAAGCCGAAGCGGCGGATCACACCCGGCGGCGTGGTCCGCGTGGTGGGGCTCGGCCTCTGGCTCCTGATCACGCTGTTCCCGCTCTACTGGATCGCGCTGACCTCGATCAAGTCCCCGGGCACCATCAATCGGTTCCCGATCGAGTACTGGCCGAGCGAGCCGTCGTTCGACAACTACGTCACGCTCTTCCAGCAGAGCGCGTTCGCGACGTTCCTCGGAAACTCGGCGCTCGTCGCGATCATCGCGGGGGCCGTGGCCACGCTGATCGCACTGCTGAGCGCCTACGTGATCGCGCGTTTCGAGTTCCGCGGCAAGGGCACGGTTCTGGTGGCGTTCCTGCTCACGCAGATGATCCCCGCCTTCATCGCACTCGGACCGCTCTACTCGATGATGACCGACCTCGGGCTCGTCGACACCAAGCCCGGCCTGATCCTCGTGTACATCGCGATCTGCATCCCGTTCTCCACCGTGATGCTGCGGGGCTTCTTCGAGAACGTCCCCGACGCGCTCGAAGAGGCGGCGATGATCGACGGATGCTCGCGCTTCGGCGCACTGTTCCGGGTGCTCGTGCCTGTCATGACCCCGGGCATCATCGCCGCGTTCATCTTCAACTTCGTCAACTGCTGGAACGAGCTGTTCCTGTCGGTCGTGCTGATGAACACCGATGC
Protein-coding regions in this window:
- a CDS encoding FadR/GntR family transcriptional regulator, encoding MSALDTALHGLRALIADGALRPGDRLPSEGELCERLGVSRGSLREGIRMLAALGVLETRHGSGSYVSELRAADLIGSLSLTVGLLPMAGVLELTELRRVLEPHAAALAAARIDTSTLEELSAVLDEIEASDDFEDHSRLDHAFHMTISRVAGNDALTSLIDVLRSRSRAYRIPDAGDAAELKLHSDAGHRAILRGLAAADPVAASAAASAHVAQTEYWVRRYTDVSLIEPTSAPASD
- a CDS encoding aminotransferase class V-fold PLP-dependent enzyme, producing the protein MPAPVFPAPLTLNSGLRARDAWPLDPEVIHLNHGSFGAVPSAVVAQQDALRRRADLSPVEWFPRIAERVQAARERTAPFVGARPEDSAFVPNASAAATVVYNALRLSAGDEILVTDQGYGAITMGAQRLARRFGASVRAVELPLLASDDEVVQRFADALTPSTRLIVVDQITSPTARMLPTRRIAELAAERGVRTLVDGAHAPGLVADAAAVAGGDWWFGNLHKWPCAPRGSALLVTTAPDRDDLWPLIDSWAANEPYPERFDTQGTIDATTYLATPASIDFIETEFGWAHTRHAMAQMADAGAEIIAEGLRPYGDEDPLTPLPSPVPSMRLVRLPLGLGSTREEADALRMDLLDATGVETAFTSFRGIGYFRLSAHLYSEASDFEAFVDRCIPQILRRAGIRTADAIVVS
- a CDS encoding ABC transporter substrate-binding protein; its protein translation is MKKNRILTAAGFGTVAVLALTGCSGGSGGESADGTVTLQMVESLTNPARTDLIRGLLDEFEADNPKIKVNLVSPPTEQADQKIQQMLQSGKGVDVLEVRDITVGPFANNGWLHDISGDLEKWDGWDALTDNAQAASVAADGKSYFVPYGFYGLSLFYRTDLVEKAGFDGPPHSWKDLLEQASAIQDPSNNIYGYAFRGGANANSNVVAAIEAYTIDDLDVDDAFLLKDGSTIFAAPEAQDAVDDYFELFAKASPPSAVSWGYPEMVAGFTNGTTAFLLQDPEVIATVQDSSLTEDQWDTAPLLVGPSGKAAQPLAVAGWGVAEKSEHQDAAVKLVEFLSSAEPATEFAQANSLVPIISEAADDEFYSTGPWTSYVTMTEDPDTYVNVRQPRGVSWWTEWIQKSDQDVQNVLLGNMSTSELLESWDAFWTEKYAADKG
- a CDS encoding carbohydrate ABC transporter permease encodes the protein MTRTALEGGSVGTAGGASPASRRRRPFRGRHALTLLAFMAPAIVFVCWFTYWPMLQGARMAFHDWNLWDLTSTPWVGFDNFVTVFQDPAFPIVAWNSVLWVVGSLVPQLVIGFLIALALRKRFRFRGLYQALVFFPWAVSGFLIGMLFRWMFNAEFGVVNDLLMKAGLIEAPLPWLADPKLAMFAVIAANVWYGVTFFAIMILAALQSVPDEMLEAASLDGAGKARQLFSIIIPYISMTLLLTILLRIIWIFNFPDIIYAMTNGGPANQTHIITTWMINYTQQGNYGIASAIGLIVVAFLFVFCAFYLMAMRRVQR
- a CDS encoding carbohydrate ABC transporter permease encodes the protein MTITGTTVTETRRLTVPDLAKAPRPKPKRRITPGGVVRVVGLGLWLLITLFPLYWIALTSIKSPGTINRFPIEYWPSEPSFDNYVTLFQQSAFATFLGNSALVAIIAGAVATLIALLSAYVIARFEFRGKGTVLVAFLLTQMIPAFIALGPLYSMMTDLGLVDTKPGLILVYIAICIPFSTVMLRGFFENVPDALEEAAMIDGCSRFGALFRVLVPVMTPGIIAAFIFNFVNCWNELFLSVVLMNTDANRTVPSALNGFISTFNIDWGSMSAAAVLTILPTMAMFALASRWIVQGLTAGAVKE